Proteins co-encoded in one Capsicum annuum cultivar UCD-10X-F1 chromosome 9, UCD10Xv1.1, whole genome shotgun sequence genomic window:
- the LOC107842826 gene encoding ultraviolet-B receptor UVR8 isoform X7: MSENGGREEVKMEEEKVYKVLMWGYLPGVLSHKSPLTSPVEVQLPENAIDDRSWKDVCGGGCGFAMAISAGSGKLITWGSADDQGQSYLTSGKHGETPEPFLLPTEDRIMKAAAGWAHCVSISEKNDVYTWGWKECVPSSKVVANFAAGGSVEGDAFRKESVLIDQESPRSQGSKSVGGSVAHQDNKKPEETAKRRRIATAKQELESPPPADESLSAPPCIVELDPGVKITSVAAGGRHTLALSDVGQVWGWGYGGEGQLGLGSRIKIVASPHLIPCLDASLHGPDQSLGSPQGSITTGSQKRKALGSYIKRIACGGRHSAVITDAGVLLTFGWGLYGQCGLGNTNDVLRPTCVSSLLNTRIKAVAGGLWHSVCLCEHGHVYTFGGNQFGQLGLGTGTDHSETSPRLVDASILENKNAKLVSCGARHSAIMTAWPR; encoded by the exons atgagtgaaaatggcGGAAGAGAAGAGGTGAAAATGGAGGAAGAGAAGGTGTATAAGGTTTTAATGTGGGGATATTTACCCGGAGTATTGTCACATAAGTCGCCGTTAACTTCTCCGGTGGAAGTTCAGTTGCCAGAGAATGCAATTGATGATCGATCATGGAAGGATGTTTGTGGTGGAGGTTGTGGTTTCGCCATGGCTATTTCAG CAGGGTCTGGGAAACTTATCACGTGGGGTTCTGCAGATGATCAAGGTCAAAGCTACTTGACTTCAGGAAAACATGGG GAGACTCCAGAACCCTTTCTGCTTCCAACTGAAGATCGAATCATGAAAGCGGCAGCTGGTTGGGCACATTGTGTATCTATTTCAG AAAAGAATGATGTGTACACATGGGGCTGGAAAGAATGTGTGCCTTCTTCCAAGGTTGTTGCAAATTTCGCTGCTGGAGGAAGTGTTGAAGGGGATGCTTTTCGGAAAGAATCAGTATTAATTGACCAAG AGAGTCCTCGGTCTCAAGGCTCTAAGTCAGTTGGTGGTTCAGTTGCTCACCAAGATAATAAAAAACCTGAAGAAACTGCAAAAAGGAGAAGAATAGCAACGGCTAAACAAGAACTTGAAAGCCCACCCCCGGCTGACGAATCTCTTTCTGCACCACCTTGTATTGTAGAACTGGATCCAGGGGTGAAGATAACCTCCGTTGCTGCAGGAGGGCGCCACACATTAGCATTGTCAG ATGTGGGACAGGTATGGGGTTGGGGCTATGGAGGTGAAGGACAGCTTGGTTTAGGCTCCAGGATTAAAATAGTGGCTTCTCCTCATCTTATACCATGTCTGGATGCTTCTTTACATGGGCCGGACCAGAGTCTTGGGAGTCCTCAAGGAAGCATTACCACAGGGAGTCAGAAACGTAAAGCTTTGGGGAGCTACATAAAGAGAATTGCTTGTGGTGGCCGGCATAGTGCAGTAATCACAG ATGCTGGGGTGCTGCTTACATTTGGCTGGGGATTGTATGGGCAG TGTGGACTAGGGAATACAAATGACGTGCTGAGGCCAACTTGTGTGTCTTCTCTATTGAACACTAGAATAAAAGCTGTGGCAGGTGGACTATGGCATTCTGTGTGCTTATGTGAGCATGGGCATGTGTATACTTTTGGGGGAAATCAGTTTGGCCAATTGGGTCTAGGCACAGGCACTGACCATTCAGAG ACATCACCTAGGCTTGTGGATGCCTCAATACTGGAAAACAAGAATGCCAAGTTAGTGTCTTGTGGAGCTCGTCATAGTGCCATAATGACAG CTTGGCCTAGGTGA
- the LOC107842826 gene encoding ultraviolet-B receptor UVR8 isoform X4 yields the protein MSENGGREEVKMEEEKVYKVLMWGYLPGVLSHKSPLTSPVEVQLPENAIDDRSWKDVCGGGCGFAMAISAGSGKLITWGSADDQGQSYLTSGKHGETPEPFLLPTEDRIMKAAAGWAHCVSISEKNDVYTWGWKECVPSSKVVANFAAGGSVEGDAFRKESVLIDQESPRSQGSKSVGGSVAHQDNKKPEETAKRRRIATAKQELESPPPADESLSAPPCIVELDPGVKITSVAAGGRHTLALSDVGQVWGWGYGGEGQLGLGSRIKIVASPHLIPCLDASLHGPDQSLGSPQGSITTGSQKRKALGSYIKRIACGGRHSAVITDAGVLLTFGWGLYGQCGLGNTNDVLRPTCVSSLLNTRIKAVAGGLWHSVCLCEHGHVYTFGGNQFGQLGLGTGTDHSETSPRLVDASILENKNAKLVSCGARHSAIMTAKFIAGDGTSMVSLA from the exons atgagtgaaaatggcGGAAGAGAAGAGGTGAAAATGGAGGAAGAGAAGGTGTATAAGGTTTTAATGTGGGGATATTTACCCGGAGTATTGTCACATAAGTCGCCGTTAACTTCTCCGGTGGAAGTTCAGTTGCCAGAGAATGCAATTGATGATCGATCATGGAAGGATGTTTGTGGTGGAGGTTGTGGTTTCGCCATGGCTATTTCAG CAGGGTCTGGGAAACTTATCACGTGGGGTTCTGCAGATGATCAAGGTCAAAGCTACTTGACTTCAGGAAAACATGGG GAGACTCCAGAACCCTTTCTGCTTCCAACTGAAGATCGAATCATGAAAGCGGCAGCTGGTTGGGCACATTGTGTATCTATTTCAG AAAAGAATGATGTGTACACATGGGGCTGGAAAGAATGTGTGCCTTCTTCCAAGGTTGTTGCAAATTTCGCTGCTGGAGGAAGTGTTGAAGGGGATGCTTTTCGGAAAGAATCAGTATTAATTGACCAAG AGAGTCCTCGGTCTCAAGGCTCTAAGTCAGTTGGTGGTTCAGTTGCTCACCAAGATAATAAAAAACCTGAAGAAACTGCAAAAAGGAGAAGAATAGCAACGGCTAAACAAGAACTTGAAAGCCCACCCCCGGCTGACGAATCTCTTTCTGCACCACCTTGTATTGTAGAACTGGATCCAGGGGTGAAGATAACCTCCGTTGCTGCAGGAGGGCGCCACACATTAGCATTGTCAG ATGTGGGACAGGTATGGGGTTGGGGCTATGGAGGTGAAGGACAGCTTGGTTTAGGCTCCAGGATTAAAATAGTGGCTTCTCCTCATCTTATACCATGTCTGGATGCTTCTTTACATGGGCCGGACCAGAGTCTTGGGAGTCCTCAAGGAAGCATTACCACAGGGAGTCAGAAACGTAAAGCTTTGGGGAGCTACATAAAGAGAATTGCTTGTGGTGGCCGGCATAGTGCAGTAATCACAG ATGCTGGGGTGCTGCTTACATTTGGCTGGGGATTGTATGGGCAG TGTGGACTAGGGAATACAAATGACGTGCTGAGGCCAACTTGTGTGTCTTCTCTATTGAACACTAGAATAAAAGCTGTGGCAGGTGGACTATGGCATTCTGTGTGCTTATGTGAGCATGGGCATGTGTATACTTTTGGGGGAAATCAGTTTGGCCAATTGGGTCTAGGCACAGGCACTGACCATTCAGAG ACATCACCTAGGCTTGTGGATGCCTCAATACTGGAAAACAAGAATGCCAAGTTAGTGTCTTGTGGAGCTCGTCATAGTGCCATAATGACAG CAAAATTTATAGCTGGGGATGGAACAAGTATGGTCAG CTTGGCCTAG
- the LOC107842826 gene encoding ultraviolet-B receptor UVR8 isoform X10 — MSENGGREEVKMEEEKVYKVLMWGYLPGVLSHKSPLTSPVEVQLPENAIDDRSWKDVCGGGCGFAMAISGSGKLITWGSADDQGQSYLTSGKHGETPEPFLLPTEDRIMKAAAGWAHCVSISEKNDVYTWGWKECVPSSKVVANFAAGGSVEGDAFRKESVLIDQESPRSQGSKSVGGSVAHQDNKKPEETAKRRRIATAKQELESPPPADESLSAPPCIVELDPGVKITSVAAGGRHTLALSDVGQVWGWGYGGEGQLGLGSRIKIVASPHLIPCLDASLHGPDQSLGSPQGSITTGSQKRKALGSYIKRIACGGRHSAVITDAGVLLTFGWGLYGQCGLGNTNDVLRPTCVSSLLNTRIKAVAGGLWHSVCLCEHGHVYTFGGNQFGQLGLGTGTDHSERTAKFIAGDGTSMVSLA, encoded by the exons atgagtgaaaatggcGGAAGAGAAGAGGTGAAAATGGAGGAAGAGAAGGTGTATAAGGTTTTAATGTGGGGATATTTACCCGGAGTATTGTCACATAAGTCGCCGTTAACTTCTCCGGTGGAAGTTCAGTTGCCAGAGAATGCAATTGATGATCGATCATGGAAGGATGTTTGTGGTGGAGGTTGTGGTTTCGCCATGGCTATTTCAG GGTCTGGGAAACTTATCACGTGGGGTTCTGCAGATGATCAAGGTCAAAGCTACTTGACTTCAGGAAAACATGGG GAGACTCCAGAACCCTTTCTGCTTCCAACTGAAGATCGAATCATGAAAGCGGCAGCTGGTTGGGCACATTGTGTATCTATTTCAG AAAAGAATGATGTGTACACATGGGGCTGGAAAGAATGTGTGCCTTCTTCCAAGGTTGTTGCAAATTTCGCTGCTGGAGGAAGTGTTGAAGGGGATGCTTTTCGGAAAGAATCAGTATTAATTGACCAAG AGAGTCCTCGGTCTCAAGGCTCTAAGTCAGTTGGTGGTTCAGTTGCTCACCAAGATAATAAAAAACCTGAAGAAACTGCAAAAAGGAGAAGAATAGCAACGGCTAAACAAGAACTTGAAAGCCCACCCCCGGCTGACGAATCTCTTTCTGCACCACCTTGTATTGTAGAACTGGATCCAGGGGTGAAGATAACCTCCGTTGCTGCAGGAGGGCGCCACACATTAGCATTGTCAG ATGTGGGACAGGTATGGGGTTGGGGCTATGGAGGTGAAGGACAGCTTGGTTTAGGCTCCAGGATTAAAATAGTGGCTTCTCCTCATCTTATACCATGTCTGGATGCTTCTTTACATGGGCCGGACCAGAGTCTTGGGAGTCCTCAAGGAAGCATTACCACAGGGAGTCAGAAACGTAAAGCTTTGGGGAGCTACATAAAGAGAATTGCTTGTGGTGGCCGGCATAGTGCAGTAATCACAG ATGCTGGGGTGCTGCTTACATTTGGCTGGGGATTGTATGGGCAG TGTGGACTAGGGAATACAAATGACGTGCTGAGGCCAACTTGTGTGTCTTCTCTATTGAACACTAGAATAAAAGCTGTGGCAGGTGGACTATGGCATTCTGTGTGCTTATGTGAGCATGGGCATGTGTATACTTTTGGGGGAAATCAGTTTGGCCAATTGGGTCTAGGCACAGGCACTGACCATTCAGAG AGGACAGCAAAATTTATAGCTGGGGATGGAACAAGTATGGTCAG CTTGGCCTAG
- the LOC107842826 gene encoding ultraviolet-B receptor UVR8 isoform X11, whose product MSENGGREEVKMEEEKVYKVLMWGYLPGVLSHKSPLTSPVEVQLPENAIDDRSWKDVCGGGCGFAMAISAGSGKLITWGSADDQGQSYLTSGKHGETPEPFLLPTEDRIMKAAAGWAHCVSISEKNDVYTWGWKECVPSSKVVANFAAGGSVEGDAFRKESVLIDQESPRSQGSKSVGGSVAHQDNKKPEETAKRRRIATAKQELESPPPADESLSAPPCIVELDPGVKITSVAAGGRHTLALSDVGQVWGWGYGGEGQLGLGSRIKIVASPHLIPCLDASLHGPDQSLGSPQGSITTGSQKRKALGSYIKRIACGGRHSAVITDAGVLLTFGWGLYGQCGLGNTNDVLRPTCVSSLLNTRIKAVAGGLWHSVCLCEHGHVYTFGGNQFGQLGLGTGTDHSEQNL is encoded by the exons atgagtgaaaatggcGGAAGAGAAGAGGTGAAAATGGAGGAAGAGAAGGTGTATAAGGTTTTAATGTGGGGATATTTACCCGGAGTATTGTCACATAAGTCGCCGTTAACTTCTCCGGTGGAAGTTCAGTTGCCAGAGAATGCAATTGATGATCGATCATGGAAGGATGTTTGTGGTGGAGGTTGTGGTTTCGCCATGGCTATTTCAG CAGGGTCTGGGAAACTTATCACGTGGGGTTCTGCAGATGATCAAGGTCAAAGCTACTTGACTTCAGGAAAACATGGG GAGACTCCAGAACCCTTTCTGCTTCCAACTGAAGATCGAATCATGAAAGCGGCAGCTGGTTGGGCACATTGTGTATCTATTTCAG AAAAGAATGATGTGTACACATGGGGCTGGAAAGAATGTGTGCCTTCTTCCAAGGTTGTTGCAAATTTCGCTGCTGGAGGAAGTGTTGAAGGGGATGCTTTTCGGAAAGAATCAGTATTAATTGACCAAG AGAGTCCTCGGTCTCAAGGCTCTAAGTCAGTTGGTGGTTCAGTTGCTCACCAAGATAATAAAAAACCTGAAGAAACTGCAAAAAGGAGAAGAATAGCAACGGCTAAACAAGAACTTGAAAGCCCACCCCCGGCTGACGAATCTCTTTCTGCACCACCTTGTATTGTAGAACTGGATCCAGGGGTGAAGATAACCTCCGTTGCTGCAGGAGGGCGCCACACATTAGCATTGTCAG ATGTGGGACAGGTATGGGGTTGGGGCTATGGAGGTGAAGGACAGCTTGGTTTAGGCTCCAGGATTAAAATAGTGGCTTCTCCTCATCTTATACCATGTCTGGATGCTTCTTTACATGGGCCGGACCAGAGTCTTGGGAGTCCTCAAGGAAGCATTACCACAGGGAGTCAGAAACGTAAAGCTTTGGGGAGCTACATAAAGAGAATTGCTTGTGGTGGCCGGCATAGTGCAGTAATCACAG ATGCTGGGGTGCTGCTTACATTTGGCTGGGGATTGTATGGGCAG TGTGGACTAGGGAATACAAATGACGTGCTGAGGCCAACTTGTGTGTCTTCTCTATTGAACACTAGAATAAAAGCTGTGGCAGGTGGACTATGGCATTCTGTGTGCTTATGTGAGCATGGGCATGTGTATACTTTTGGGGGAAATCAGTTTGGCCAATTGGGTCTAGGCACAGGCACTGACCATTCAGAG CAAAATTTATAG
- the LOC107842826 gene encoding ultraviolet-B receptor UVR8 isoform X6 has translation MSENGGREEVKMEEEKVYKVLMWGYLPGVLSHKSPLTSPVEVQLPENAIDDRSWKDVCGGGCGFAMAISAGSGKLITWGSADDQGQSYLTSGKHGETPEPFLLPTEDRIMKAAAGWAHCVSISEKNDVYTWGWKECVPSSKVVANFAAGGSVEGDAFRKESVLIDQESPRSQGSKSVGGSVAHQDNKKPEETAKRRRIATAKQELESPPPADESLSAPPCIVELDPGVKITSVAAGGRHTLALSDVGQVWGWGYGGEGQLGLGSRIKIVASPHLIPCLDASLHGPDQSLGSPQGSITTGSQKRKALGSYIKRIACGGRHSAVITDAGVLLTFGWGLYGQCGLGNTNDVLRPTCVSSLLNTRIKAVAGGLWHSVCLCEHGHVYTFGGNQFGQLGLGTGTDHSETSPRLVDASILENKNAKLVSCGARHSAIMTAAGRVWIN, from the exons atgagtgaaaatggcGGAAGAGAAGAGGTGAAAATGGAGGAAGAGAAGGTGTATAAGGTTTTAATGTGGGGATATTTACCCGGAGTATTGTCACATAAGTCGCCGTTAACTTCTCCGGTGGAAGTTCAGTTGCCAGAGAATGCAATTGATGATCGATCATGGAAGGATGTTTGTGGTGGAGGTTGTGGTTTCGCCATGGCTATTTCAG CAGGGTCTGGGAAACTTATCACGTGGGGTTCTGCAGATGATCAAGGTCAAAGCTACTTGACTTCAGGAAAACATGGG GAGACTCCAGAACCCTTTCTGCTTCCAACTGAAGATCGAATCATGAAAGCGGCAGCTGGTTGGGCACATTGTGTATCTATTTCAG AAAAGAATGATGTGTACACATGGGGCTGGAAAGAATGTGTGCCTTCTTCCAAGGTTGTTGCAAATTTCGCTGCTGGAGGAAGTGTTGAAGGGGATGCTTTTCGGAAAGAATCAGTATTAATTGACCAAG AGAGTCCTCGGTCTCAAGGCTCTAAGTCAGTTGGTGGTTCAGTTGCTCACCAAGATAATAAAAAACCTGAAGAAACTGCAAAAAGGAGAAGAATAGCAACGGCTAAACAAGAACTTGAAAGCCCACCCCCGGCTGACGAATCTCTTTCTGCACCACCTTGTATTGTAGAACTGGATCCAGGGGTGAAGATAACCTCCGTTGCTGCAGGAGGGCGCCACACATTAGCATTGTCAG ATGTGGGACAGGTATGGGGTTGGGGCTATGGAGGTGAAGGACAGCTTGGTTTAGGCTCCAGGATTAAAATAGTGGCTTCTCCTCATCTTATACCATGTCTGGATGCTTCTTTACATGGGCCGGACCAGAGTCTTGGGAGTCCTCAAGGAAGCATTACCACAGGGAGTCAGAAACGTAAAGCTTTGGGGAGCTACATAAAGAGAATTGCTTGTGGTGGCCGGCATAGTGCAGTAATCACAG ATGCTGGGGTGCTGCTTACATTTGGCTGGGGATTGTATGGGCAG TGTGGACTAGGGAATACAAATGACGTGCTGAGGCCAACTTGTGTGTCTTCTCTATTGAACACTAGAATAAAAGCTGTGGCAGGTGGACTATGGCATTCTGTGTGCTTATGTGAGCATGGGCATGTGTATACTTTTGGGGGAAATCAGTTTGGCCAATTGGGTCTAGGCACAGGCACTGACCATTCAGAG ACATCACCTAGGCTTGTGGATGCCTCAATACTGGAAAACAAGAATGCCAAGTTAGTGTCTTGTGGAGCTCGTCATAGTGCCATAATGACAG CTGCCGGTAGGGTTTGGATAAATTGA
- the LOC107842826 gene encoding ultraviolet-B receptor UVR8 isoform X8 — translation MSENGGREEVKMEEEKVYKVLMWGYLPGVLSHKSPLTSPVEVQLPENAIDDRSWKDVCGGGCGFAMAISGSGKLITWGSADDQGQSYLTSGKHGETPEPFLLPTEDRIMKAAAGWAHCVSISEKNDVYTWGWKECVPSSKVVANFAAGGSVEGDAFRKESVLIDQESPRSQGSKSVGGSVAHQDNKKPEETAKRRRIATAKQELESPPPADESLSAPPCIVELDPGVKITSVAAGGRHTLALSDVGQVWGWGYGGEGQLGLGSRIKIVASPHLIPCLDASLHGPDQSLGSPQGSITTGSQKRKALGSYIKRIACGGRHSAVITDAGVLLTFGWGLYGQCGLGNTNDVLRPTCVSSLLNTRIKAVAGGLWHSVCLCEHGHVYTFGGNQFGQLGLGTGTDHSETSPRLVDASILENKNAKLVSCGARHSAIMTAWPR, via the exons atgagtgaaaatggcGGAAGAGAAGAGGTGAAAATGGAGGAAGAGAAGGTGTATAAGGTTTTAATGTGGGGATATTTACCCGGAGTATTGTCACATAAGTCGCCGTTAACTTCTCCGGTGGAAGTTCAGTTGCCAGAGAATGCAATTGATGATCGATCATGGAAGGATGTTTGTGGTGGAGGTTGTGGTTTCGCCATGGCTATTTCAG GGTCTGGGAAACTTATCACGTGGGGTTCTGCAGATGATCAAGGTCAAAGCTACTTGACTTCAGGAAAACATGGG GAGACTCCAGAACCCTTTCTGCTTCCAACTGAAGATCGAATCATGAAAGCGGCAGCTGGTTGGGCACATTGTGTATCTATTTCAG AAAAGAATGATGTGTACACATGGGGCTGGAAAGAATGTGTGCCTTCTTCCAAGGTTGTTGCAAATTTCGCTGCTGGAGGAAGTGTTGAAGGGGATGCTTTTCGGAAAGAATCAGTATTAATTGACCAAG AGAGTCCTCGGTCTCAAGGCTCTAAGTCAGTTGGTGGTTCAGTTGCTCACCAAGATAATAAAAAACCTGAAGAAACTGCAAAAAGGAGAAGAATAGCAACGGCTAAACAAGAACTTGAAAGCCCACCCCCGGCTGACGAATCTCTTTCTGCACCACCTTGTATTGTAGAACTGGATCCAGGGGTGAAGATAACCTCCGTTGCTGCAGGAGGGCGCCACACATTAGCATTGTCAG ATGTGGGACAGGTATGGGGTTGGGGCTATGGAGGTGAAGGACAGCTTGGTTTAGGCTCCAGGATTAAAATAGTGGCTTCTCCTCATCTTATACCATGTCTGGATGCTTCTTTACATGGGCCGGACCAGAGTCTTGGGAGTCCTCAAGGAAGCATTACCACAGGGAGTCAGAAACGTAAAGCTTTGGGGAGCTACATAAAGAGAATTGCTTGTGGTGGCCGGCATAGTGCAGTAATCACAG ATGCTGGGGTGCTGCTTACATTTGGCTGGGGATTGTATGGGCAG TGTGGACTAGGGAATACAAATGACGTGCTGAGGCCAACTTGTGTGTCTTCTCTATTGAACACTAGAATAAAAGCTGTGGCAGGTGGACTATGGCATTCTGTGTGCTTATGTGAGCATGGGCATGTGTATACTTTTGGGGGAAATCAGTTTGGCCAATTGGGTCTAGGCACAGGCACTGACCATTCAGAG ACATCACCTAGGCTTGTGGATGCCTCAATACTGGAAAACAAGAATGCCAAGTTAGTGTCTTGTGGAGCTCGTCATAGTGCCATAATGACAG CTTGGCCTAGGTGA
- the LOC107842826 gene encoding ultraviolet-B receptor UVR8 isoform X2 — protein sequence MSENGGREEVKMEEEKVYKVLMWGYLPGVLSHKSPLTSPVEVQLPENAIDDRSWKDVCGGGCGFAMAISGSGKLITWGSADDQGQSYLTSGKHGETPEPFLLPTEDRIMKAAAGWAHCVSISEKNDVYTWGWKECVPSSKVVANFAAGGSVEGDAFRKESVLIDQESPRSQGSKSVGGSVAHQDNKKPEETAKRRRIATAKQELESPPPADESLSAPPCIVELDPGVKITSVAAGGRHTLALSDVGQVWGWGYGGEGQLGLGSRIKIVASPHLIPCLDASLHGPDQSLGSPQGSITTGSQKRKALGSYIKRIACGGRHSAVITDAGVLLTFGWGLYGQCGLGNTNDVLRPTCVSSLLNTRIKAVAGGLWHSVCLCEHGHVYTFGGNQFGQLGLGTGTDHSETSPRLVDASILENKNAKLVSCGARHSAIMTEDSKIYSWGWNKYGQLGLGDTVDRNDPCEVSIDDCRPKDVACGWWHTLLLAERHP from the exons atgagtgaaaatggcGGAAGAGAAGAGGTGAAAATGGAGGAAGAGAAGGTGTATAAGGTTTTAATGTGGGGATATTTACCCGGAGTATTGTCACATAAGTCGCCGTTAACTTCTCCGGTGGAAGTTCAGTTGCCAGAGAATGCAATTGATGATCGATCATGGAAGGATGTTTGTGGTGGAGGTTGTGGTTTCGCCATGGCTATTTCAG GGTCTGGGAAACTTATCACGTGGGGTTCTGCAGATGATCAAGGTCAAAGCTACTTGACTTCAGGAAAACATGGG GAGACTCCAGAACCCTTTCTGCTTCCAACTGAAGATCGAATCATGAAAGCGGCAGCTGGTTGGGCACATTGTGTATCTATTTCAG AAAAGAATGATGTGTACACATGGGGCTGGAAAGAATGTGTGCCTTCTTCCAAGGTTGTTGCAAATTTCGCTGCTGGAGGAAGTGTTGAAGGGGATGCTTTTCGGAAAGAATCAGTATTAATTGACCAAG AGAGTCCTCGGTCTCAAGGCTCTAAGTCAGTTGGTGGTTCAGTTGCTCACCAAGATAATAAAAAACCTGAAGAAACTGCAAAAAGGAGAAGAATAGCAACGGCTAAACAAGAACTTGAAAGCCCACCCCCGGCTGACGAATCTCTTTCTGCACCACCTTGTATTGTAGAACTGGATCCAGGGGTGAAGATAACCTCCGTTGCTGCAGGAGGGCGCCACACATTAGCATTGTCAG ATGTGGGACAGGTATGGGGTTGGGGCTATGGAGGTGAAGGACAGCTTGGTTTAGGCTCCAGGATTAAAATAGTGGCTTCTCCTCATCTTATACCATGTCTGGATGCTTCTTTACATGGGCCGGACCAGAGTCTTGGGAGTCCTCAAGGAAGCATTACCACAGGGAGTCAGAAACGTAAAGCTTTGGGGAGCTACATAAAGAGAATTGCTTGTGGTGGCCGGCATAGTGCAGTAATCACAG ATGCTGGGGTGCTGCTTACATTTGGCTGGGGATTGTATGGGCAG TGTGGACTAGGGAATACAAATGACGTGCTGAGGCCAACTTGTGTGTCTTCTCTATTGAACACTAGAATAAAAGCTGTGGCAGGTGGACTATGGCATTCTGTGTGCTTATGTGAGCATGGGCATGTGTATACTTTTGGGGGAAATCAGTTTGGCCAATTGGGTCTAGGCACAGGCACTGACCATTCAGAG ACATCACCTAGGCTTGTGGATGCCTCAATACTGGAAAACAAGAATGCCAAGTTAGTGTCTTGTGGAGCTCGTCATAGTGCCATAATGACAG AGGACAGCAAAATTTATAGCTGGGGATGGAACAAGTATGGTCAG CTTGGCCTAGGTGATACAGTTGACCGTAATGATCCCTGTGAGGTATCCATCGATGATTGTAGACCGAAGGATGTAGCCTGTGGGTGGTGGCACACACTTTTACTTGCTGAAAGGCATCCATGA
- the LOC107842826 gene encoding ultraviolet-B receptor UVR8 isoform X5 translates to MSENGGREEVKMEEEKVYKVLMWGYLPGVLSHKSPLTSPVEVQLPENAIDDRSWKDVCGGGCGFAMAISGSGKLITWGSADDQGQSYLTSGKHGETPEPFLLPTEDRIMKAAAGWAHCVSISEKNDVYTWGWKECVPSSKVVANFAAGGSVEGDAFRKESVLIDQESPRSQGSKSVGGSVAHQDNKKPEETAKRRRIATAKQELESPPPADESLSAPPCIVELDPGVKITSVAAGGRHTLALSDVGQVWGWGYGGEGQLGLGSRIKIVASPHLIPCLDASLHGPDQSLGSPQGSITTGSQKRKALGSYIKRIACGGRHSAVITDAGVLLTFGWGLYGQCGLGNTNDVLRPTCVSSLLNTRIKAVAGGLWHSVCLCEHGHVYTFGGNQFGQLGLGTGTDHSETSPRLVDASILENKNAKLVSCGARHSAIMTAKFIAGDGTSMVSLA, encoded by the exons atgagtgaaaatggcGGAAGAGAAGAGGTGAAAATGGAGGAAGAGAAGGTGTATAAGGTTTTAATGTGGGGATATTTACCCGGAGTATTGTCACATAAGTCGCCGTTAACTTCTCCGGTGGAAGTTCAGTTGCCAGAGAATGCAATTGATGATCGATCATGGAAGGATGTTTGTGGTGGAGGTTGTGGTTTCGCCATGGCTATTTCAG GGTCTGGGAAACTTATCACGTGGGGTTCTGCAGATGATCAAGGTCAAAGCTACTTGACTTCAGGAAAACATGGG GAGACTCCAGAACCCTTTCTGCTTCCAACTGAAGATCGAATCATGAAAGCGGCAGCTGGTTGGGCACATTGTGTATCTATTTCAG AAAAGAATGATGTGTACACATGGGGCTGGAAAGAATGTGTGCCTTCTTCCAAGGTTGTTGCAAATTTCGCTGCTGGAGGAAGTGTTGAAGGGGATGCTTTTCGGAAAGAATCAGTATTAATTGACCAAG AGAGTCCTCGGTCTCAAGGCTCTAAGTCAGTTGGTGGTTCAGTTGCTCACCAAGATAATAAAAAACCTGAAGAAACTGCAAAAAGGAGAAGAATAGCAACGGCTAAACAAGAACTTGAAAGCCCACCCCCGGCTGACGAATCTCTTTCTGCACCACCTTGTATTGTAGAACTGGATCCAGGGGTGAAGATAACCTCCGTTGCTGCAGGAGGGCGCCACACATTAGCATTGTCAG ATGTGGGACAGGTATGGGGTTGGGGCTATGGAGGTGAAGGACAGCTTGGTTTAGGCTCCAGGATTAAAATAGTGGCTTCTCCTCATCTTATACCATGTCTGGATGCTTCTTTACATGGGCCGGACCAGAGTCTTGGGAGTCCTCAAGGAAGCATTACCACAGGGAGTCAGAAACGTAAAGCTTTGGGGAGCTACATAAAGAGAATTGCTTGTGGTGGCCGGCATAGTGCAGTAATCACAG ATGCTGGGGTGCTGCTTACATTTGGCTGGGGATTGTATGGGCAG TGTGGACTAGGGAATACAAATGACGTGCTGAGGCCAACTTGTGTGTCTTCTCTATTGAACACTAGAATAAAAGCTGTGGCAGGTGGACTATGGCATTCTGTGTGCTTATGTGAGCATGGGCATGTGTATACTTTTGGGGGAAATCAGTTTGGCCAATTGGGTCTAGGCACAGGCACTGACCATTCAGAG ACATCACCTAGGCTTGTGGATGCCTCAATACTGGAAAACAAGAATGCCAAGTTAGTGTCTTGTGGAGCTCGTCATAGTGCCATAATGACAG CAAAATTTATAGCTGGGGATGGAACAAGTATGGTCAG CTTGGCCTAG